The genomic DNA TCGTCGATCATGAATACTGATGTCGTTAAACACAAGAACATTATTCCTGTGAGAATAACTCGAAGCAGCCACTACTCATTGCCGGTGACTTCAATTTTCATCTTGATGACACCACAAACTGTGATACCATTAAATTCATGGACATACTTGACTCTGCTAATTTATCTCAACATGTACTGGATTCTACTCACCGGAAAGGCCATACATTAGATCTAATTATAACACAACACAACAGCAATTTGGTCACCGATGTACGCATACTCAATGACGTCTTTTCTGACCATCAAGTAGTGACATGTATGTTGTCAAAGTTACTTGGACTCAGCTCTAAACGGCATGATATGTGTAAGACCAATTATCAATAAATCTGAATGAATTTGACCGGGGTCTTACCATGCGAATACAGTCATTTCTCCTCTCCTCGCCGCTGTCGCCGCACGCTACGAACGTTTTGCGGGtctttatttagtaaaatccaactagtggattattatcaatactgcgttctgattggttgagctactactaAGCTatatgttatagcccactagtagcgaaaagcgcgggCTTTTTGGCGGTAAAAAAGGATTAAAGTCAAGCTTTAACTagctaaaagttttttattctcgatatttttgaccaactagttggattttactaaaacaattattcctctcgccctcatggcctctgagtcaatagcccattcggccttcggcctcatgggctaccGACTCaaagcccattcgggctcgaggaataattgttaaatataaaaaaaaaaacaccgaaaAAAAGGAACACCCACTTCTAAAAAGCACGAACTTGATATATGTGTGAcaacatgtaaattgtgtttgtGCGTTTGTAAACGGTCTTTTTTAACATTATATAAAGATAGACTgtgataaaattggtgagaataGAGGCTCCAAAGATATATCTTACAGCCCCTTTTACGGAACTGGAGGCAGGGACCCTGGCAACAAGTGAATTGTCTATTCGTCTTGTTAATCAGAATTGCATCTTGTTGTATCTTGCTTTTGCTTCGGTCGAGAGTCCCATTTCATGCGAGCTTCCAACgattttcccttttttacttTAGGTGGGGTtttgaagaaaacgaagaaattgATCAGATTCATTGATAATTGAAGATCTTGATGTTCCTTACACTTAGATCAATAAGATCAGGATAGCCGTTTCAagttgattttcgtttttgggtcttcggGCTGATGTGGTCGTTTTCTACCCACCCACAGATGTTTATTTCCAAGCAATAGGATCGGATAGCATCGAGCAAGCTATCCTCTTCTAGCGGTGCCCGCAATGCGCGCGAGTAAAGACAGAACGCGTAAGTGGCAGGCTAGGGCGACCCCGTCCCGGCCATCTTGCGTCTCTTTCTGGTGCTCTCTCGCCTGTCTCCTCCGCAGAAGCATGTTTGCTATTATTACTGGAATACCAAACGGGAGCCTCTGCGGAGGAGAGAAGCGAGGGGCACCAGAAAGAGAAACGCGAAATGACTGCGGTGCGGTCGCTCCGGTTTAGCGCTCTTTGCTGGCTTGCATCGCTCACCACTCGAAAAGAATAGCTCGCTTGAGTCTACCCTTTGCCAAGGTGTGGCTGTACCCTCCGCCTTTTTCGTTTTTCCCCTACCTTCTTACTACGCCTCTATTCTGAGTTTTTACGCAAACCCCAATACCGATATCTGTCAGTGATCAAAACAATTTTATCTTCAATATCTTTTTGTTAGGAATATGTAATCGGGGCATTTCGGTTTTTCCAAGTGACAAGGATGATCGATTGATAGCCATTCTTTTGGATCACTTCCGTCGCTTGAAGTCTGTCCGGGTTATTTAtccaaagttttcaaaaaagttcTTCGTCTAGGGGTATCCCAGAGCCGATGTACCCGGGTATTCTTTGCAAGGGGTTTACTACCATGCCCAACTAGAAGAAAGGGTTTCGCTGGTTGATAAGACGAGAGTTGACTCACTGCTACTAATTCCACAGTCCCCTTTAGCTGTAGAGGACTTAAATATGTCCTGTGGTCTCGGTTGGAACTGAACATCCATCTGGTCAATTGCTGTTCTGCAGCCAACTCCGTGGGACGGCTTCGTCACGTGATGTTATAACACAAATCAGATAATATCTTACTTGACGCAATGGTACTAGTGCCGTTTCGTAACAGTGTTGTTCATGGTTAATAGAGAATTCTAAAACGAAAAATCGTGCtaaaaacgttgaaaaaaagaaagaaccttACAACAACGAGACGATAATTTTGTCAGAATGTCATGCAATGTGCAACTCTTTTGCGTGACATTCGTTTTGGAATGCGAATTATTGGTGAAAAAGGTcgtaagtttttcttttactcttgcttggtttctttttcttcattttttttttctacaggcaagaaaaatatttgagtgattGGCTTTATCATTTATGAACGAATTACGGTAAGCAAGAACTGCAAGGACGCACATCTTCATTAATCATTTCTTTGGCAGTGTGTTTTGTTGACCTTTTCGGTCAAAAATTGAGTGAGATAGGGAGCTCCTAAGACTACATCGCGTTATTTTAAACCAACAGTAACAACAGTAAGTCTACCCAATTCTCTTCAACTTTGTAATAAGTTTCGCTGTGTATGTGAATCAAAATTTACGTCAATTTATTGGACTACGCATCAACGCGATCGACGACTGTTATCTTCGTCTACACCTAAGATAAATAAAATGACATGTGGTGTGCTTGTATGATCGTTAAATATATTGAAAGGTCATTGAAGTACTTCAAGGCGCTCTTTGCTGCCATTTTCAAtcacaaagagaaaaaaagatgcATTATTTGTAAACTGAAGGTTTGGCCGTGACCTCTTGCGTGACATGCATCCGCTCAgcaatttgcattgaatttttggtcaaaatagCCCGAACTCTTTTCAAACTGGATGCGCTAATTTTTGCGGGCCAAAATCGACAGTTGCAGATAATGACCTACAAGGATAAAGCTTTCAGCTGATGTACAATATGACACGTAAATTTATATACTAGGATTTTTATAGGCCTTTAAAGTTGGCCTTTATTTCACCTCAACCCAAAAGATTGAAAGTGGGTTATTTCAACGGGTTTTTATGTTGTcttaaacttgacaaaattacatgaagtttacattttttaaacgaCAAAGGGTCCTTTTACCAATATCCAAAATAGCAAACCAGGAATTCAACGCGTTGTCGCATACGGAGTTAACGAAgttgcagaatttttcattgtttttccggGGGATTGGGGGCCGCCTCGGCGTAAtttgaacttttggatttttcggaaaaagcaAAGCGCGATGGAACTTTCTATTTCCATTGttgaaaatagttcaccaaATGGGTCTTTAaggtagaataaaataaattgtgaaATTTTGCAACTGTCAGCGGATTCTCGATACTTACAGTCAGAGCCTCTTAAGGAgactcgaaagggtttttcgttgctaCAGTGTGTGTGAGACGATGAAAGATGCCAatgaaggatatttcatagtgtaggcaaactataaatatctttgcaactctaatgttgggtaatactttaagggcatttatgacgtcatatcggttaccatggcaacacgccaattccacaaaaaggccctctaaatttcagtttttgaaaattatctgaaaaactaggTCTGTGACCtactgtttttatttatttgttgggAATCTCCCTACattctttaacttcttagagagtatgacaaaaagttatccagcagaatttaagatacatcgaaaaaaagcacgttttatagtttacagaaaattgtactagataaatttcccagaaagttttttttttatttgaagtgccatcgtgaatgatacgtgcgtgcaaaaaatcaagataggtcaccgagcAAAATGTCGAGATAACAACAAATGTTTTCAGCAagttttatttccggttcgcgtgattttacgccgtattttcacttccggtgtgttgcgcgCGCTACTTTTGATAAAAATTTAATTCATTCAGCTGACAGGTGTTTCTAAGTTATGGCGTAAGTACACTACActaaaaggaaagaagtcgaaacaaggatgtgagatccggggatcgaactggggacctcttgcaccaaggcggCGCACTAATTACCGACTGTGCCATTCTTGCTCCTCATGCTTATTCGCCAAGCTGGCAATCTATGAGCCCGCACGCAACAATGCGGCGCCAATTTTCATTTGGTGTTGACCGGTGTTCATGTTTAGTGTGAGCTTAGTGTTGTTTACATCTTCTAACATGTCGAAATCAGCgaaaaaaatgcagaaaatatACGAAAATTAACCTTTCCATTAACCTTCTATTTAATTGTTTTATAGCCCTTATTGTCGTAGCTGACACGGAAATCAACCTTGCTATGTTCAATTACTTCCTTAAATACTCAGCTTGAAGATTTAACAACGTAAAATGCAACGGCATGCAAGGTATTAAACTTAAGAGAAGCCCAAGAAGTAACAACTTGTCTAGAATCCGTCATTCATTTACAAAGACTGGGGATGACTGAACTCGAGAGATattcgaaaacctccgttttcgtccgtccacacgtatacggAAAGCCTCCGTTTTCGAAAGTCTCCACTCTGGAGACCATTTTCCAAAAACCTCCATTTTCGGGGACTGAATACGCCGtttacgtgtggacggaaggaaAGAGCGGACAAAAGGCCCCCgttttcaaaaatatccggatacgtgtagACGGGGCCTTATTCTGAGGATCGTGTACCGTGGTATCAAATTCCTGGACCAGTTTCCAGCCTAATTTTGGTCCAAATCCCAATCCTCCTGCCACCCGCCACTATTTGCATGTCATTGCATTCACAACAAACCGCTGACCAGGTGGAGCCTGCTACTGATTATACGTGACTACTGAGGTCCATTGATATTACAGCAaacctctacctctgaaatgatgattatcgacaattcctaattttGGTAGCAGATGATTTGCGAAAAAGTAAAAGTTGCATtactggacaggatttgaacccggagcacccactttgaaggaattgtttttatccacttaacggTGAAACCACTAAAGGTCAACTAGCTGACCATTTTACCAACTATTTGCTaacactaattagtatatataaaatcattgccaAATAGTGGTGTAGTGtagtgcttgattttaaaatagttaGCTTCCTCTTGAGTTTCGGTATCGGcattttctcctgtttaaacttgtttcttagcggGTAATAACACACGCGGCATTccgaagaaaacaaaattggcaTGTTCTGGCACTTAGCGATGTGATAGTCTAGTGGTTaaatgaaagggttattaatccAACAGTCCCTGGTTCGAGTCCCGCGAGCTCAGGGATTGGTGCTCGGATTTTAATATAGATATCGCTTTCCCATAATTCCTCTAATTCCTCCAAGCGGCCTAAATTGATGATGATAGTCAATTTAAGGAAAAGTAGGAATTGTTGATAATCATCATTACAGAGGTAGATCTAGAGGATGGGTTGGATATTAACCGCTAACTAACCGAGCGCGATGGCCGTACAGGGGAAAAATATCGGCCCGAGTATGATTCAAGAAATCAAAATTGTTTCCAGCATAAACAACCAACCTACAGTTCAACATTTTCTCTCTAGGTCAACAATAAAATTCGTCCAAATTCAACGGCTTATACAATAACCAACGCTTAAAACACGCCTTATCCAACAAGAAGAGTAAGTTAACATCAAAgataaggaatcaccttaaaaccAACACGTCAACTTCAACGACAAGATACGTGGTTCAACAATTTGGCCGGGTAgagtcgtacctcttgttgaacatatatttcattggcggtatagtgtcgtacttcctattgttttagAAAAGGAGAATTTCCGACCAGTCACAGTTCTTCCAGCAGTGTCTAAGATCTTTGAACATCTTATTCATCAACAATTGACAGTTCATTTAGAGAAGATTCTTCATAATTCTATGTTTGGATACAGAAAATATCATGGGTGCCCGACGGCACCTCCTAATCGTAACATTATTGGCACAGTAGCCATTGATTTAAGTAAGGCATTTGACTGTCTACCACATGACTTAATTCTGGAAAAACTTAAATTCTATGGCTTAGGTGATCAAGCGCTATCTTTGATGGGAAGCTATCTCTTTTCTCGCCATCAAAGAGTGAAGCTCGGTATCGCCTTCTCCACGTGGGAAGGGCTGTTAAGAGGAGTCCGTCAAGGCTCTGTCTTGAGACCAACATTGCTGAAAATTTTTATAAATGATTCAGTGGCGTATGCAATAACACAATGCAGGATTATTAATTATGGGGATGAtacaaatattcatttttccaGTAAGAACGTACGTGTTGTTGAAGACAACCTAAATAGTGATCTTGAGAACGCAACTACATGGTTTATTCAAAATGGCATGAGACCAAAAACAGAAAAGTACCAGGCTATGGTCGTTGGCAGAACAGAAGATAAGCTACTCCTTAAATCGGGTAATATTAATATCAGAACCGCAGAAAAGACTAACCTCTTGGGAGTTGTACTCGATAGTAAGCTTAAATTTGACGATCAAGTTCGAGTATTTGCCGCAAAGTGAGTGCTCAAATAAACGCGCTTAATAGACTGAAAAATATTTTACCACTTAAAACCAAGAAATCGTTATATCGTTCGTTCATACTACcgaattttttttactgcaaCCAAGTTTGGCATCATTGCGGAAAAAGAAACACTGCAAAAATCGAAAAAGTCAATAAAAGGGCGTTGATAAACATGCATCTTATCAGCATCTCTTGGAAAGGATGAGACTTATACCCTCCATGGAATCTCGAAGACATGTTACTGACAATACATAACAGCATATCGAGCTAAGCACCACGGGCAACTAGGAATCTCATTAATTTACGCTCATTTAAGTATCTGGACTCAAGTCATGGAGATATTTTGCAGCCAAGAAATGGAATGAACTCTCAAATGACATTAGAATAAAAGCGAGTACCAAAGAAATAGTAAACAGAATTAGATCGTTGAATTTCGGGGATTGGTGGATTTGTAACGTTAATTTTAATAGTATTTTTTGATTGCGGCGGTAATATTGTAATAACAgttttaaatagttttttaatcagtatttaatttgtaattttacTCGATGTGATATTAGCGTTGTTAGTTGTTAGGTTTTCATTAGTTATTAGGTGGAATACCTGTAAACTAGCTCTCAAGCTAAGTGTATTTCCACGtttaataaagtatgtatgtgcTAAgtcattgttatctttgttcgttctattgttcttttggccaatcctgaagcccgttaAACGAGGTACGACACGCCcccaatacaccttattccaaaatggcctccatttaaatattcttttgtttttattcaaattagcccttgatgcttcgatcttaagcttaaaatttaaaagaatattttatcttgaacgaggaaacaagggccaatttgtatctcCATAAATCAGCGGCTAAGGTCGGTGAAGGTTGGAACCGAAAAATCCCGGCAGGGCGGCCTGGAGGAGCCACTAGCCAAAGTACTGAATGCGGCTTGTTCTTCTGCATCGtctttactcgaataagcgccgcggagTTTATATCATTCTTCGCGCCTCAAGTGCGGTGCTTATTTAAAAATTGGATAGaaatatttccttttattttaacggtTCGCTTTTCTATCTGtacaaagatcaaaagaaaCGTCTTTTGATTGGGACAGCGGCGCTCATTTGGGGGCGAcgcttttttgcttttttatccCAAATGCGGCGGTTATCCGAAGGCGGCGCTTCTTCAAGTATACGGTATTTGTAACAGCTAGTCTTAGGTTTTGAGCAATTGAAAGCGTCAAACTTTACTACAAAAGTTTCCTTAACTTTTCGAAACCCTTCCGTAAGGTAAACATACCATAATACCAACCCGGTGAAACACGCTTGCGCCCAATCAATTGCCACAACAGGCAACTTACTaaccctttaagtggcagcttaaTCTACAGGGAATGTGGTTGCCAATTGACTGGGTGAGACgattgtgcgcatgcgtgatgtatTGGCTACACAACTTGGTGTTACGGTGAGTCACCTTGCTTTTTCTTCGATGCTTCCTCATTTCAGTTCCGAAAGATTTTGGTCACGGAATTCTCGGCAGATTCCTGTTGATTAGCTTAGCAATACATACTCGCAAATCGCGGATAATGAAAAAGTGATTCACAGAATGTGTATCGCTATCTTTCAAATTCGTAATACCAGGGgcgcatgagtaggagcttgcctttcctatacaagccctatgagtcaacctttgctcgtatctttctatttttagaacgccacgagttcttcggctctgcacacactgtttagaatggccaatcagaataaagtcattgtggaacaaagacaaaaatagcaagaacaatgtatgcaaattgtgcaaattgatgtgagtttcctgctgaaggattagttctaaaaatagaaagatacgcgcaaaggttgattcaaggatataatgcattgggaggctcctagtcatgggctcctggtgatACCCATAATTAGATTGGTTCCCCAAATATCAGTTCCATGAACATGCTGTCATGAATTAAGTAATGTTTACAAAATgtgcagcagtgttttattggggtttaaaaacactcggctacgcctcgtgtttttagacccgataaaacacatgctgcgagttttttgaacggctttaAACACATTCCACagagagcgtgtccctctggactcaaaacaatggttcaaattagCTCGAATGGTTCGTATGTTCCCTTCTAGTTCTTCCCCActgcagtatttttttttcttttagcatGTAGTATATAGTATgtacatagttaatagaggggaatggttaggaagctcggcaaacatcaaaggagcaaacaaagatgccaagatttaggttggaaagtccacgaccgtgcacaatcttttgttttgcgctcatacactatgcatgaattacgtaaccaacacgtttctattggctAGTTCCttagtacggagtaaacaactattgtcttttgtgcacggtcaaggccagaaaagagaacaaaaacctacaacaaagaaagttgtcgggtttcataaccattcccctctattaactatggtatgTAGTATGAATTGTTTCATCTAATGCAGTGAAattggaataaatttcaaaaaaaattaaattgtgaGTGTTAAATATTAGCATACCAGAAAAACAAGCTGtctattagtattctttatctaaagaatactaacgaggagtattttatcaggatataaagctcatacgcgttatcggtgttttgataggctgctaggctcatgaattattaatgaatttttgaTTAATGAGAAGTTGATATTGTTTACTGTGTGTTCAATGTTTAATAAATCATGTTGTTCACTATCATTCATTATTGACAGCCGGGTAAAAATgagatttaacaaaaaaaagccTACAAATTCGGGGTACAAGCTGTGATATTATTTTGAACCCTGAATTGAATACGAGGAAGCGTTTTCAAACCTTTATAGAAGAGTTTCAAAAGTTTCAGAAAGTTAGTTAAGTCTGACGCTTTCAATAACTCAAAATCTAAGACTAGCTGTTACAAATATAAAAAGAACAAGCCCCATTCGGTTCTTTGGCTAGTGATTAGTGGTATTTACACGGCTTGGACGGCTTAAGAAGGGAGACAGTGTGGCCCGGTGGTTAGGGGTCTTGCCTGGAGATCCGGATATCCCGGGTTCAACACCCGCTCTGACCATTCGTTgatgaatttgttcctggcagTCTCAGGTTCAACTTCccgtaaatagccaactggtttgcctccggccagttaagattcttaaaagttgttgttgttctgttccgttgtTTCGTtaattggccctgaaaagcccctatagggagtggtcaattaagtatgtgtttttatattattatgttttctcttcttccttcTGTTTCCTGTTTGCCATCCACGGGCAACTCATCTCTGGTAGTAGCACCTTCTTCTTCTGCTTATCCACAACTCTTGCATCGATCCGGTTTGCTCTTCCTTCCGTCTTCTCTGCATACACTGGCACATCCCAGAGGGCGCTGGCTCGATCATTCTTGTACTCTGGCTTTGGTGTTTCAGGCGAGCACCAAGATGGCGCACTTTCTATTAAGCCCATATCACAGAGCAGATCGAAGAATAGAACTTTGAGGGCTGCGTCGTGCTTGGTCTTGTACTTGCTCTGCGCTAGTGCGCCACATCCACTCAAAACATGAGGGACGCTCTCCACATCTTTTCCGCACACACGACACTTGACGTCTGTGTTGTTGCTTGTCTTTTTCTTGTACTCTTGGTAAATCTTAGTGGGAAGTAGCTGTTGGTATAGTTCGTAAACTCCAGCCACTGTGTGCGTGGGCGCAGTTTTCCAGCGGCGTAGCCAACTGAAACAGCCAATCACATCCGCGTCATCCCATCTTGCTTCAATCAACTTTCCTTGCCATTTCTGTTGGCGTACCTCCTCAGTTCTACTTTCTTCTTCCTTGCTCCTCATCATAGCCCCGACTTTCTCTCCAGGTAAGTCTTCTCCTTCTTCGGTGTTAGTAGTTGGGCACGGGCAGCTTAACTTCAGATACAATCCTCTTTCCGAAGCATATCTCTCGGTATCTTTCTTCAAAGATCGTCTTCCAGTTCTTTCGCACTTTTCCTCGAACTCTCGTACCAAGCACATAGTTGGATCTTCACTTGCGTACAGCTTAATTGCAGTCTTCACCTTGATATTCTTGTACGTTGACTCTACTGACTTGAGACCTCTTCCTCCGTAATTTCTGGCTAGGTAAAGTAAATCCGTTGTTCCCATGGGGTGGTAGCCGCTGTTCTCTTTCAGGATCTTACGGCTCTCGCGGTCTGATTGCTGAAGCTCCACAATGGGCCAGCTCTGGGTCCACATGGGGTACATTAGTACTGCTAGCGCGTACTGGTTTGATGCTACAACTTTATGGTAATCCGACAACGGGCTCGACCAGACTACAGAGAGTCTTTGAAGGAAACGTTTTGACGCGCCCCATAGGACCAGAGTGTCCTCCTACTTGGAATTTTCAAGAACTCCTAAGAACTTGTAGTTCTCTCCTTCCTTTAAGCTTTTCTCCTTCCTTTaagctttattattattaccatgtGATAAAGAACTTCTGTATTAAGAAAAtatcacaaacagcggtgataaacattgtattccaacgcatttttgctcttgaatgaacaaagtctctttaattttgcagtgaaagtcagtttttgcggacgctaaaatgtcaaaattatccccatttaatgtcgtgaccagtggttttcacatgatcagcaatggctgatgaatggtcacttttagcgagggccttgaaatgttctgtttttctgtcatggagtcttcgttttgttttgccaatgtagaattcatcacAGTTCACCAACcagctttatagacgaccttggacctctgagatcggttcaagcgatctatatggaaaaaaggatttgatgcggcgtgtgttttggaatatgatcttaagattgacgaaagagtagaaattgtataGGGTAACACGGTTAAGATATCTTTTTGGGGGACTGTAGCTTGAACAGggttatttggtttgtttttatttttgttcaatacatcGTTAATGTTGAACGTGATAACACCTTGAGCGTAACCATTTTGCAACAGGAGCTTTCTCAGATGGCGAGGAGCAAATTCGGAAGCATCGATAGGTGAGAGTGCGGATGAGGTTGATTTTGTACTTGCGAGGTGTGAATGAATCCCACTTGGCATAATGGCCTGTGAATGTCTTCTTCCGGTAGACAGATGTAGAGAAAGTGTTGTCAGGGCACCGTTTGATAAGTATgtctaaaaatggaatcttaTGGTCTTATTCGAATTCAATAGTAAACTTGATGCTATCGTGTagcattttcaaaaattgtaacggtcacttttgaaaatgtatgttgactagcatacgaaacgtcaagttctttacaaaaaaaaagcgTTGGAATACGATGTTTATCatcgctgtttgtgttattttcttaatcaagctacgatggcctgaGAACAAGAGTTTATTACTTATTTAGGCAACACTTATGATTTGCCGTGTCCCATTTTTTTCACCATTTGTTAGTCACCGCTTGCATTGACATGTAAAAATTTTGTTTGCTAATTACGACCTTAAAAATACTCTGTGCGTTTTACAGTGGATGCGCCAGATTTTACCTTCTTTCGGAGAATCGTAAATCCGAGGGTAAGTGTGCTGGACAAAGAAGCGTATGACGAACGTGAAATGACTCGTCATCACAGAAAGATTTCGAGTTTTATCTGAAGAACTTAGGTTGCGCCGAAACATTCTATGGGAAAATATGGTCTCgaacatcctcggagacccaggggctgTCAGTCGAGACGAGACGAGAATCGGGACTGGCGCGTctcgtctcgactgactgcccctgggtctctgAGGATGCTGAGGATGGGTCTCGAATACAGGCTGAACAAGTCGCAATTATTTTTATTGGGCTCTTAACGAAGGGCGCTTCCCTTTAATCAGAACTAGCCGTCCAGACCCatccatcagtttgcaaagaaaatgcaacaatttgaaggaacacttgcatgataatccttC from Montipora foliosa isolate CH-2021 chromosome 7, ASM3666993v2, whole genome shotgun sequence includes the following:
- the LOC138010192 gene encoding uncharacterized protein, with product MWTQSWPIVELQQSDRESRKILKENSGYHPMGTTDLLYLARNYGGRGLKSVESTYKNIKVKTAIKLYASEDPTMCLVREFEEKCERTGRRSLKKDTERYASERGLYLKLSCPCPTTNTEEGEDLPGEKVGAMMRSKEEESRTEEVRQQKWQGKLIEARWDDADVIGCFSWLRRWKTAPTHTVAGVYELYQQLLPTKIYQEYKKKTSNNTDVKCRVCGKDVESVPHVLSGCGALAQSKYKTKHDAALKVLFFDLLCDMGLIESAPSWCSPETPKPEYKNDRASALWDVPVYAEKTEGRANRIDARVVDKQKKKVLLPEMSCPWMANRKQKEEEKT